The following proteins are encoded in a genomic region of Athene noctua chromosome 9, bAthNoc1.hap1.1, whole genome shotgun sequence:
- the HEATR3 gene encoding HEAT repeat-containing protein 3 isoform X2: MNKNYIEDIANEAINLLWNVCECNSTAVSIFNKEGCLEAVLHYMKKFSTNVDLAISVANCLQAVTEDNPDLLSSFNASAQQVLETVILCPESTMKHILLRTLIAGTIWNIKDTIPPGSLGGMINVILKIFSESLAIDAGETIIRMNEAEKNRLKLAAETDTEENMSDVIDNCVLSEDDNMEEIPKGKVRRENDISDLLPSDKWELKEVTALLMAQQTALEIIVNMCCSEDPSDDEWEELSSSDESDLFMENSYNEGTGLLMSPLCLSDEVNSAFLNNLIPKKILEKTAFPNSVALDICMHNPSWKPLIKKLNAVQCRALTCLHSILLVSDVDCLGGASALQSLAQHLSRLVFSKMELLTDTEFLEAITSALRALLQTMASKNISQCMTPEQLLALCEAGIHSSNASVRVNVVSILGISGSVLAKGQDTAETLKMIGKFLLDVAMKESSLVVAGEALDALFDVFADGKEAEKAAVQIKLLPALKEFQPVFKMRMRKEGKGQYSTDQLCVLDNVKMNLRRFIAYQETLGKTPT, translated from the exons ACATTACATGAAGAAATTTTCCACAAATGTGGATCTGGCTATTTCAGTAG CAAACTGCTTGCAGGCAGTGACGGAAGATAATCCAGAtcttctttcttcatttaatGCTTCTGCACAACAAGTATTGGAAACCGTGATATTGTGTCCAGAGAGCACAATGAAGCACATCCTTCTGAGAACACTGATAGCAG GCACTATTTGGAATATCAAGGATACCATTCCACCAGGCAGCCTGGGAGGCATGATTAATGTAATCCTGAAGATTTTTTCAGAATCATTAGCAATAGATGCTGGTGAAACAATTATTCGTATGaatgaagctgaaaaaaacaGGTTAAAACTTGCTGCGGAgacagacacagaagaaaacatgagtgATGTTATAGACAACTGCGTTTTGAGTGAAGATGATAACATGGAAGAAATACCGAAAGGAAAAGTCAGGAGAGAAAATGACATTTCAGATCTACTTCCA tctGATAAGTGGGAATTGAAAGAAGTGACAGCTTTACTGATGGCTCAGCAGACTGCTCTGGAAATCATTGTTAATATGTGCTGCAGTGAAG ATCCTTCTGATGACGAATGGGAAGAACTCTCCAGCAGTGATGAAAGCGACTTGTTTATGGAGAACTCATACAATGAGGGGACCGGGCTGCTAATGTCACCGCTGTGCCTCTCTGATGAGGTTaactcagcatttctgaacaACCTCATTCCAAAGAAg aTTCTTGAAAAAACTGCTTTTCCGAACAGTGTTGCTCTAGACATCTGTATGCACAATCCGTCTTGGAAACCATTAATTAAAAA ACTGAATGCAGTGCAGTGTAGAGCTTTAACATGTCTTCACAGCATTTTGTTAGTGTCAGACGTGGATTGTCTTGGAGGAGCTTCAGCACTTCAGTCGCTTGCACAGCATCTCTCGCGACTAGTCTTTTCCAAAATGG AACTCCTTACAGACACAGAATTCCTGGAAGCCATAACCAGTGCTTTGAGGGCTCTCCTACAAACAATGGCATCAAAGAACATCTCCCAG TGTATGACTCCTGAGCAGCTATTGGCTTTATGTGAAGCTGGTATTCACAGCAGCAATGCCAGTGTTAGAGTGAACGTAGTGAGCATCCTTGGAATTTCTGGCAGCGTCCTGGCAAAAGGACAAGATACAGCTGAAACACTAAAG atGATTGGAAAATTTCTTCTTGACGTTGCTATGAAGGAATCTTCTCTTGTGGTAGCAGGAGAAGCCTTGGATGCACTTTTTGATGTATTTGCAGATggtaaagaagcagaaaaggcagcGGTACAGATCAAGTTGCTTCCAGCACTGAAAGAATTTCAGCCAGTGTTCAAGATGAGG ATGCGAAAAGAAGGCAAAGGACAATATAGTACAGATCAACTGTGTGTTCTTGACAATGTGAAGATGAATTTGAGAAGATTCATTGCGTATCAGGAGACTCTAGGGAAAACCCCAACTTGA